The window CAGGTCATTCTACGAAAAATACCTCAAGGCAGAAAACATACTATTAAAAGAGACGGCAAGCTTTGCCATCGAAAACTAAACCCTGGAATACCATGGCATCCTCAACAATGGACAGATTATTATTGGTTGAAAAGGTCTTGCTGCTCAAGTCCCTTTCCCTGTTCAAGGATACGCCAGAGCATATCCTCGCCGACCTGGCCCCACTGATGCAGGAAGTGGAATATGAAAAGGGGGAAGAGGTATTTGGGGAGAACGAGATAGGCGATTGTATGTATATCATCAGCTCAGGTGAGATCAGGATACATAAGGGAACAACCACCCTGGCCATCCTGAAGGAAAAAGAGGTATTTGGTGAACTCTCACTTTTAGATGCGGAAACAAGGTCCGCAAGCGCCACTGCCCATACCGATTGCACCCTCTTCAGGATCGACCAGGAACCCTTCTATGAATTGCTGGAATCGCGCCCTGAAGTTGCGAGGGGTTTTATCCGCATCCTCTGCCAACGCCTTCGTGCCCAGAATGAAAAGGCCAGGCAAAACCAGGAGGGTTAAGAAATAATTGCATAGTAAAAAAAAACTTTATATCTTTCAACCTACCTGATTACCCAGATCCTTCCCCTTTTTTAACCCCCAAATTTCCAATCCTACTCAAGAATCGGTCGAGCCCGGAGGTAGCCTAATTCCCTAACAATCCGGATATTCCTGCATACCGCTCTTTACCGTTCACAATGCTTACCTGTATTTTAAAGTGTGGTGTCAGTGGTATCCTGGACAACCTAACACACGATGAAGACATTAAACCGCAAGTTTAAAAGGAACCTGCTATTGCCTTTTTTACTTATCCTAGGTTCATTTGGCGGAAAGCTATCTGGACAACAACTGAAGCCTTCTGATTTCGTGCTTTATGGCCGTGATGCAGTACAGATCAGCACTTCCAATTCTATAACAGGAAATGGTAATGTTGGTTCAGGGACCCTGATACGTTCTACCGGTAACGTGCTATTTTCAGGAGGACTGCACAGTAACGGCCGGATAGAACTGGCCAATGGCAATACCGTTAATGGAAGAATATCGGCAGCCAATACAGTACAACCGCCCTTTACTGGTAATATCCTGCAAACAGGAACCGGGGCTATCCTTAAGGGGGATATCTATGTTAATGGTAACATCACTATTGGAGGGGGAACATTATCAGGTGTGGTTTATCAACCCCTCGGAACTTTTACCTATTCAGGCCCGGGCACAGCCCAAAAGATCGCAGACTTTGCTACCAAAATCCCTGCTATAGGAGATTTTCCTTCCCCTATTACCTATCCCTCCAACCTGCCATCTGTAACGCTGCAGGCCAACCGAAATGCAGACCTGCTTCCCAATAGAAGGTATAATACCATTTCACTTTCCGGTAACCGTACCATCACTTTTAAGGGACCGGGTACCTATGTGATCGATGCCATTACCCTCACCAATTCCAACAGGTTCATTTTTGATTTTACCGGAGCGAATGCAAGCGATAAATTCAATATCGTTGTATTGGGCAATATGCTATTGGATAAGGTGGCCACCAGTTTTACCGGTCTTCCATCAGGATCAACCAATGTCACCGCAGCAACCCGGATCTTTACAGAAGTGAGGGGTAGTGGAAACAGTTCAGGCATCAGTTTCCTGGTTGCCAATGGATCAAGCTCTTCCCAATCAAGATGGTTGGGTACGGTATGGGCCCTTAATGGCTCCATCACCTTAGGCTCCGGGACAGGTAATACCGATTTCACCGGCGCCCTTTGGTCCAACAGGACCGTAACCATCAACAGCGGCGTAAACGTGGTATATTCCCCCCTTATCACTGAATGTACTTCAACAACAGCTGCTATTAATGCGGGTGCGGCAAGCGCCAATATTTCCTGTGCCGAAACATCCATCCAACTGACCGGCACCACCAATATTTCCAACCCTGTTTACAGCTGGTCAACCTTGGACGATAAAGGCAATATCATACCCGATAACGATAATAATCCCGCCACGGTACAGATTACTACGGCCGGTATTTACCGATTGACCGTTACCAATGCTGCGGGATGCTCAGCAACCGATGACATCACTGTTACCTCCTGTATCAACAACGCTGTTACCTCCAACCCGTTCAAGGTATTTACTGTGGTGGATGCTATCCTTACTGAACTGATCAACCCCAATTATACCGAACAACAGAAAAAGGAACTGTTCATTTTCGACCCAACTAATCCAAACAGGGTCTTGATCGAAGCCATCCTGATCGCCAAGAATGGCAATTTCAATGAATCCAAGAACTACCTGTACTTTAAGATCAATTCTTCTGCTACGGTAAATGAAAATGATCCAAGTGCCAGGTTTAAGACCCAGGGCATCAAAAATGACCCTACCTATTACATTATTACCGGCTTCTTCCCGATAGCTGAATTGACGGACCTGAACACCAGGCCAGACCTGTTCAAATATGTCAGGGCTGTAAACCCACCGATCGGTTTGAATACGGTGGAAGAGTTCGGCGGGCAATTCAGGACCGGTGGTGACAGCAGTTCCGGTGCAAGGGCTATGAGGTTAGGCTATGGAATTCTTGGCGATACCATCAAAGGCAAAGACGGACAACCCAAGAAGCTTAAGATCGGTGTGCTTTCCGACAGTTACAATATGCTGGATGGCGTTATTAAGGATCCCACCCAGCCAGCGCCTCCAACCAGTGCTGCCGGCCTGGACATCAGCCGGAAAGACCTACCTGCAAAAGGAGTAGAATTGCCAGATGGAGACTACCCCTTCCCTGTCCCCAAAACAGATGAAGGAAGGGCCATGTTGCAGATCATTCATGAAATGGCTCCCGGTGCAGACCTTGCCTTCCGGACGGGCTTCATTTCAGAGGGAGATATGGCCGCAGGCATCAGGAGTCTCAGGACATCAGGTTGCGATATCATTGTGGACGATATTACTTATGCTACTGCCCCATTCTTCAGGGATGGCCTGGTAACACAGGCTATTAAGGATGTTACTGCCGATGGCGCTATATATTTTACTTCAGCCGGGAACTTCGGCAATAAATCATATGATGGAACCATTCCGGCATCCTTACAGAATGGTAAGGCTAACTTTTTCAATGGCACCGATTCTATCCAGCAGATCCGTGTGAACAGGAAAGGAAGCTACATGATCATCCTCCAGTGGCAGGATGAGTTCTACTCTGCTGGCGAAACCAATGGAACCAATTATGACCTGGATATTTACCTTACTGATATCACCGGTAAGAATATCCTTGGTTACAACCGGAATAATGAAGGTTCAGACCCATTGGAAATCCTTTCCTTTGAGGTGGACAACCCCACTACGGTTTTCCTCAAGGTGGTGAAGGCCAAAGGCCCTTCTACCCCAGCGGATATCAAGTACAAATACATCATCTTCAGGGGAAGCGCCCAGATCCTGACCTCACCCAACCAGAATCCTTCTACCATCATTGGCCACGCCAATGCTAAAGAAGCACTTACCGTTGGTGCGGTGCAGTTCAACCTTACCCC is drawn from Flavihumibacter rivuli and contains these coding sequences:
- a CDS encoding Crp/Fnr family transcriptional regulator: MASSTMDRLLLVEKVLLLKSLSLFKDTPEHILADLAPLMQEVEYEKGEEVFGENEIGDCMYIISSGEIRIHKGTTTLAILKEKEVFGELSLLDAETRSASATAHTDCTLFRIDQEPFYELLESRPEVARGFIRILCQRLRAQNEKARQNQEG